The following are encoded in a window of Drosophila simulans strain w501 chromosome 3L, Prin_Dsim_3.1, whole genome shotgun sequence genomic DNA:
- the LOC6737981 gene encoding uncharacterized protein LOC6737981 produces the protein METYLTEIKQLRIPRPKFEPNSCHQQHHHAVTAVGATPIQPPPPLHHRQWRHFVRPFTPPRDYHLPMVAEGSSMHDKM, from the coding sequence ATGGAGACCTATTTGACGGAGATCAAACAGTTGCGCATACCACGCCCGAAATTTGAGCCCAACAGTtgccatcagcagcaccatcatGCGGTGACAGCCGTCGGAGCCACGCCCATCCAGCCGCCCCCGCCCCTGCACCACCGTCAGTGGAGACACTTTGTGCGACCCTTTACGCCGCCACGCGATTACCATCTGCCCATGGTGGCCGAGGGCTCCTCCATGCACGACAAGATGTGA